The Setaria viridis chromosome 9, Setaria_viridis_v4.0, whole genome shotgun sequence sequence GTTGTTCATGTGGTAGTAGCATCAAAAGTTAAGTAGGCAAACATTGGACGGTAGAAATGTTGTGTCTTGTGTCTGTCATTGTATGTCCAGGTATATATTGTGATATACCAAACATTAAGAAACTTCAATTATGAAAACTTTGCAGGGCAAGAGGTCTCAGCTCTGCTCGAATGGAGTCCGCTTCCACCACCGTGCCATCCATTGTTGTGTATGTTACCGTTCCAAACAGGGAAGCAGGTAGCTGGCACCTAATTTTTCTATTATACTGATGCGTCCTAGTTGCTAATCAATTTGTGCAGTTCTCTTCAATCTTCATTGAAAAACAGTCAAATTAGTATGTTTTGGCTTGTGAACATCAAAGCTTTGTTCGCTTGAttagctttttcttttaagGTTTTATCTTTTTGTTCTTATTATTGTCGAACATTTTTCTGCGTAATCTTTCGGGCTTTTGCTCTAGAAGTCTTAAAGAAGTAAAGAACTTTGTCTCACATCTACTGCAGGCAAGAAGCTGTCACAGAGCATCATCAGCAAGAAGCTTGCTGCTTGTGTCAATATAGTACCTGGTTTGAATTCGATTTTCTCCTcgcttaagtttttttttaaaatttttgacATTATGAATGCAGTGCACATGAAAATGTGATTGCTCATTTCAATTGTTTATTTTTCCTAAAATGGAAGACTTTGTTCTTTGCAAATAATGATACCAGCACTGGAAGGTCTACTTGTGTTATAGTTCCTGAGGGGCGTGGAGACCTTGGGCTCTTGTCCTCCCTAACCTTAAGGATTTCCTATAAAATATTAAATTTCACTGCTCAATGTTAAACAATAAATATTCCCACTTTTCAAGTGGTTGGTTTGTTTCTCTGTTAAGTTATGTTGCATCAGGTGAAGTTAGGTTACTATACCTCTGTAAATGAGATaagcttcaaaaaaaaaaagcactgTCAGCATATCCTGTAAGAACTAACGTCCCAGAGCTTACTGAAATGATTTAGTTGGAACCCTGTGATAACTATTATTTTGTGCATCTAGCTTCAGGCAACCTAGGCGACCATAAACTGAAACAACAGAGTCTGTAAATTCGAAAAGAAAATGACAAAGCCTCTTGCCTGTAAACAAGAATGATCAATATAATTGTATATAAAATGTTCTTTGCTGTCATCATTTGAGCACTTAGTATGGATACCTTACTCTGTGTTCTTATACTAGTTTTTGGAATAGAAAGTCCTGTTAGTTTGCTTTTCAAGTGGTGAAATATACTGAAGGCATCATTATCCTTTCAGGCATTGAATCTGTTTACTGGTGGGAGGGAAAGGTATGGTCCTAATAATTGCATCCAGTAAATAATTTAGTAGATCTTCAGTTTTACTTATTTGTTGTTTGGAAATTTCCAAAATCCCTCTTGAAAATCTCTCCCTGCTTATCAGTTATCAAACAAAGTGTGGGCTGATATTTTCAGGTGCAATCTGATGCTGAAGAATTGCTGATCATAAAGACCAGGGAATCACTTCTAGATGCCTTGACTGAGCACGTCAAAGCCAACCATGAATATGAGTAAGCTTCATACGGTCTACTGATTTCTTGTACACTATGCTGTATGCATCATTGCCCTTGGTTACTAGCTCCTCATCCATGCAGTGTTCCTGAAGTTATTGCTCTGCCCATAACTGGTGGTAACAGCAAGTATCTGGAGTGGATCAAGAACAGCACTAGGGAAGACTGATCATCCAGTGGGCTTGCACAATGGAGTTTCCTCCGTTGACCTGTATATCTCAGTTACATTCCGGTGCCAAATCAACGTTTACCATCCTGTCGTGACAAATGATCTGGTGTCTTGTGTGGGTATGCAAATTCATGCATCGCTCTGTTGACAGATTGACCCGTGTAAGTCAAACCAAATCATATTCAATCATGTATATTGTTGCTCTTGTGAATCGCTATTTGGGCCGAGTTTTCTGCTGATGTGTGTGCCTGAAGTCTACCATGTAGCTAAGCCTGGGCTGTAAAATTTGTTCAGAGGAGAGGATGGGAGAATTTTACTGCAAGAGCCACCTGGGAATGTCCTTGGAGGCGCTGAGACAGCAGCCTAACGGCTAGCCTCCTACCGCAACTGCACGTCTGGCAGGATGAGCACACCGGGGAGGACGGCCGTGAGCCCGTGACGACGCCTGCCATGCCGTGCCGCAGGTAATCGACCGCCGGTTTCACTGATTCCACGTGAAAATCACACGGAATGCACGCGCCAGGCTCTGTAAACCGGCGAGCCAGGTGTTGACGTGTTAGAGCCTCTACTGGGTTACTGAGATGAACGACCAACCAGAAGAAGACACTGCACGTCCAGATACGGCCGAGTGACAGCTTGTGTATCGCAATCCTCTCGCGTAGAACGTACGAGTGCAATTCCGTCCATTCCAAGATGCTTTTCTACTGTGCATGCTCGTGACACGGTCGTTGGCGAACAAGCCCCCATCGAATTTTCGCAAATCAATTAATATCTTGCAACAGCCATACAAAACATTGAAAAAAAACGAAAGCAATACACACTCTGGCAGAATCTTTACTACGTGATCCTCTAGCTACCCGTGACGAACCAATATTTTTCGTGTCACGTCACGTCCCTTCTTATTGCACACACAACACTGGAAACGAAACACAATGGGGGTGGGGAGTGTCTAGTTGCAGGGCTCCCTCGCGAAGCCGACGCGCGAGgcggcgacgtcgacgacgaCCCGTACGTTCTGCTGCTGCAGGTTGGCCACGACGTTGACGACGGAGTTGACGTTCTGCGGCGCCTCGGCCATGGCGAGGCACGCCAGCGGCGTGGCGCTGCTGTGGATGAGCGTGTTCTCCATGGGCAGCGTGAGGTCGACGCCGCCGTCCATGTGCAGCGTcacggccggcgcgccgcccgccgccacctcgtccGTGTTGAAGCACGTGTCGAAGGCGCCCAGCGACGTGTACCCGCTGGGCGCGCCCACCTGCCGCCGGAACTCCTCCCGCAGCGCCGCGTACACGGGCGCCGTCCACCGCGTGATCACCGTGCCGGAGTCTATCACCGTGCCGGCTCCGGTGGCGGGGTCGAACGCGAACGCCCCCGCGGGGACCTTCACCCACGCCCGACCCACGCTCAGCCCCGTCACGTTCACGTAGTACAGTGACGGCCGGTGCGGGTTGCTCAGCAGCGGCGTGTACCGGGCGTTCCGGGGCTGCCCGGCGGCGCCCAGCCGGAGCGACCCCGAGAAGTAGTAAGACTTGTAGCTCGGCAGGCAGTAGGAGAAAACGCCGTTGTACCTGCTCCCGGTCTGGGACAGCAGGGACATGGGGCCAcggccgaggccgaggagaCCCTGCTTGGGCAGGTTGGTGGTCGGCCCGGTCACGGCGCCCACGCACCCGAACGCGTAGTTGGCGATGGCGTCCTTGCCCAGGCGCAGCGTGTCGCTGCCCAACGACGCCTGGAAGGAGGCGTCGGCGAAGGGCTTGGAGAAGGCGCACGTCGGCATCGACGCGCCGGCGTCCTGGTTCGCCGGGCACGGCTGCCCCTGGAAGAGCGGGCACCAGTCGGAGGCGCACGGGAGCGCGGCGTACGAGGAGGAGCTGGCAGGGATGAAGCGGCTGCCGGCGGGGCAGGTGTCGCAGGGGGCGCAGTGCGCCCAGGTGGCGTCGGCGCTGGTGTCGAGCGCGAGGAGGGTCTGCTGCACCGGGGTGCCGAGCCCCGCGCGGACGACGTACGACGGCGGGGCCTGACCGGAGGCCACGGGCGCCGAGGTGACGCCGGGCGAGGCCGCCGCCTTGGACGAGAGGAAGAGAAGGCGCGCGTCGTCGGCGCGCGCCAGCGCGATGATGGACTCCAGgggggacggggacggcgggTGCACGTTGTGGTACACGGACAGGTCGGCGGCCGAGGCCGCAGTGGCGgccaggaggaggacgaggagggtgGTGGCCGCCATGGCGAGCGAGCTGGGAGGTGTCAGTTGAGTGTGAGGGCGTGAGTGTGAGGTGCGGGGTTTATATAGGAACATGGGGTTCGCTGCTGGAGCGTGTTCCAGTCGTTGCgttttagagcaactccaacataTTTATTTTTGTTCTCCAATTAACTCTTTGACTAAGTTTGGCAAAAAAAATTCCTCTTGTTGCTCATTCTAATAGACTATCAATTTCCTACTTCCTAAATTCCAATAGCTAGGTTACTCTCTAAAAATCTATACTCTCTATCCACTCCAACAGCCTCTCCATTTCACACAGACTATCCATTCTGCACTCTCCATTTTAAGCGTGGGACTTACATTTGGCAAGCCAAACCCACTTGCCAAGTTTGGAAAGTGCGGGTGCGTATTTGGCAAGCTGAATGGAATAGCCATCCGGATAGCAACTCTGTTGGAGCGTACTTTTCCAGCAAACttactaaattttagcttagaGAGTGGGATCTCTTAGACTACTCTAGAGTTTTAGCTAGGATTTTACTTGTTTTTAGCTCTTTTCTAATTGCCTGATAAGTTCGAACATCTGCCGACAAATCTTGTTTTCACTTTCATCATGCATATGGATTTTCACTTCTGGATTTCCTAAGGAAAATGGAATTTACACGACGAGTTTGCATTGGCCTATTTTGTCAGAACTGGTTATTGGTGAATGGTGAATACAAATGGACACGTGAATCACAAAAGGCATGGTGGTGACCTGATGGACTGGACTCCAAAGCTGGTCCACATAGCTGTACTTGTGGAAAAGTAAATTGCTGTGCCTCTAGCTGTACCTCATGTAAAATCTTGCCTACTGCGTGCAGCCGCAACCTGAAAAGGTCCGACGGCCGGGATGAGACAGCTTCTTCACGGGTCAACAAGGACAAATACCATCGCATCTTGTCGACTCCCGTAGTCTCTTGCAGCCATCTCTACCGAACAAGCTGAATGCTCCTAAATGTCTCTCTGAATTATGAGCCAGGTA is a genomic window containing:
- the LOC117837946 gene encoding protein CutA 1, chloroplastic; protein product: MPLPAPFRVFSPPSAAATAAAGPAGAQRALIYGRRAPLAGALLFFSIGAVSAAVACRTGCSFSHRRFPFLGARGLSSARMESASTTVPSIVVYVTVPNREAGKKLSQSIISKKLAACVNIVPGIESVYWWEGKVQSDAEELLIIKTRESLLDALTEHVKANHEYDVPEVIALPITGGNSKYLEWIKNSTRED
- the LOC117837944 gene encoding aspartyl protease 25; this translates as MAATTLLVLLLAATAASAADLSVYHNVHPPSPSPLESIIALARADDARLLFLSSKAAASPGVTSAPVASGQAPPSYVVRAGLGTPVQQTLLALDTSADATWAHCAPCDTCPAGSRFIPASSSSYAALPCASDWCPLFQGQPCPANQDAGASMPTCAFSKPFADASFQASLGSDTLRLGKDAIANYAFGCVGAVTGPTTNLPKQGLLGLGRGPMSLLSQTGSRYNGVFSYCLPSYKSYYFSGSLRLGAAGQPRNARYTPLLSNPHRPSLYYVNVTGLSVGRAWVKVPAGAFAFDPATGAGTVIDSGTVITRWTAPVYAALREEFRRQVGAPSGYTSLGAFDTCFNTDEVAAGGAPAVTLHMDGGVDLTLPMENTLIHSSATPLACLAMAEAPQNVNSVVNVVANLQQQNVRVVVDVAASRVGFAREPCN